One window from the genome of Chiroxiphia lanceolata isolate bChiLan1 chromosome 15, bChiLan1.pri, whole genome shotgun sequence encodes:
- the TMCO6 gene encoding transmembrane and coiled-coil domain-containing protein 6 isoform X2 has product MWGRRRGRRGAGRGAEELRARRREREAALRKARREEQLVSKRLLREDSAAEEGGQDGADAVPDPLSEDEVLELLRAVQRGSEDRKGSLTRLRRALQNEDTQQKFVRLDGSIRTLTGLFTSSLADMQLEAARCLHELSHSSDPTVAEACLPVTSYLLTYLSGHSVEFTELCLYTLGNLVVESEAVRKQLLPQGIIPVLASCIQSPHEAVLEGVGYVLSQLLQAKESPMEIIPQVLDSVLPQHMLRLVCFSLKAGLGAAVEFAWCLHYIICRHKSNTVLLALGAVPALRSLLLHLASEIPQDAPEGLELCFLQQHPFLVQECLWLLNNLTADSPFLCSALLSLDLLPALLQLLQCSQMASVLVLTVLCNIAEKGPFQCQRLLQQPVLPLLLPILTLPDPEILGQCLELLHLLFLHCPQAAADFTRQGGHQALEQHQNTPELQERAQALLDMVRQPLGAPSPCHTTLSAFS; this is encoded by the exons ATGTGGGGCCGGCGGCGCggccggcgcggggccgggcgtGGTGCGGAGGAGCTGCGGGCCCGGCGGCGGGAGCGAGAGGCAG CTCTCAGGAAAGCCCGGCGGGAGGAGCAGTTGGTCAGCAAGCGGCTTCTGCGGGAGGACAGCGCGGCAGAGGAGGGGGGACAGGATGGAGCAGACGCCGTGCCGGACCCACTCTCAGAGGATGAG GTCCTCgagctgctcagagctgtgcagagggGCTCGGAGGACAGGAAGGGATCGCTCACCCGCCTCCGCCGGGCTCTGCAGAACGAGGACACTCAGCAGAAGTTTGTCAG GCTGGACGGCAGCATCCGGACGCTGACGGGGCTGTTCACCAGCAGCCTGGCCGACatgcagctggaggcagctcgTTGTCTGCACGAGCTGTCCCACTCCAGTGACCCCACTGTGGCTGAGGCCTGTCTGCCCGTGACCTCCTACCTCCTCACGTACCTGTCGGGGCACAGCGTGGAGTTCACG GAGCTGTGTTTGTACACACTGGGGAACCTCGTAGTAGAAAGTGAAGCTGTGAGGAAGCAACTTCTGCCTCAGGGCATCATTCCAGTGCTGGCATCCTGCATCCAG TCTCCACACGAGGCCGTGCTGGAAGGTGTGGGTTATGTCCTCTCACAGCTCCTCCAAGCCAAGGAATCACCCATGGAGATCATCCC GCAGGTCCTGGACTCTGTCCTCCCCCAGCACATGCTTCGCCTCGTGTGCTTCAGCCtcaaggctgggctgggagcagccgTGGAGTTTGCCTGGTGTCTCCACTACATCATTTGTAG GCACAAATCCAACACCGTGCTGCTGGCGCTGGGGGCTGTGCCCGCCCTCCGCTCGCTCCTGCTCCACCTGGCTTCTGAAATCCCCCAGGATGCTCCCGAGGGCCTGGAGCTG tgcttcctccagcagcacccctTCCTGGTCCAGGAGTGCCTGTGGCTGCTGAACAACCTCACGG CGGACAGTCCCTTCCTCTGCTCcgctctgctctccctggacctgctcccggccctgctgcagctcctgcagtgctcCCAGATGGCCAGTGTGTTG gtgcTGACCGTGCTGTGCAATATCGCGGAGAAGGGACCGTTCCAGTGCCAGCGGCTGCTCCAACAGCCcgtcctgcccctgctcctgcccatcctCACCCTGCCCGACCCTGAGATCCTAGGGCAGTGCTTGGAGCTGCTTCACCTCCTCTTCCTGCACTGCCCACAg gctgctgctgattTCACCAGGCAAGGCGGGCACCaggccctggagcagcaccagaacaccccagagctgcaggagcgGGCACAGGCTCTGCTGGACATGGTCAGGCAGCCCCTGGGAGCTCCCAGTCCCTGCCACACCACACTGTCTGCCTTCTCCTAG
- the IK gene encoding protein Red — translation MPDRDNEPFSNPLAPDGHDVDDSHSFHQSKLTNEDFRKLLMTPRAAPTSAPPSKSRHHEMPREYNEDEDPAARRRKKKSYYAKLRQQEIERERELAEKYRDRAKERRDGVNKDYEETELISTTANYRAVGPTAEADKSAAEKRRQLIQESKFLGGDMEHTHLVKGLDFALLQKVRAEIASKEKEEEEMMEKPQKETKKDEDPENKIEFKTRLGRNIYRILFKSKTYERNELFLPGRMAYVVDLDDEYADTDIPTTLIRSKADCPTMEAQTTLTTNDIVISKLTQILSYLRQGTRNKKLKKKDKGKLDEKKPPEADMNIFEDIGDYVPSTAKVPRDKERERYRERERDRDRERDRDRERDRDRERDRERDREREEEKKRHSYFEKPKADDEPTDIDKGPGSAKELIKSINEKFAGAAGWEGAEALKKPEDKKQLGDFFGMSNSYAECYPATMDDMAVDSDEEVDYSKMDQGNKKGPLGRWDFDTQEEYSEYMNNKEALPKAAFQYGIKMSEGRKTRRFKETNDKAELDRQWKKISAIIEKRKKLEADGVEVKRPKY, via the exons ATGCCGGACCGCGACA ATGAGCCGTTTTCCAACCCCCTGGCCCCTGATGGCCACGATGTGGATGACTCTCACTCCTTCCACCA ATCCAAGCTGACCAATGAAGACTTCAGGAAGCTCCTCATGACCCCGCGGGCTGCGCCGACATCTGCGCCACCGTCCAAATCTCGCCACCATGA GATGCCCCGGGAGTACAACGAGGATGAAGATCCAGCTGCTcgcaggaggaagaagaaaag CTACTATGCAAAGCTGCGGCAGCAGGAGATCGAGCGCGAGAGGGAACTGGCCGAGAAGTACCGGGACCGAGccaaggagaggagggatggagTGAACAAGGACTACGAGGAGACGGAGCTGATCAGCACCACGGCCAACTACAGGGCTGTGGGGCCCACGGCCGAGGC GGATAAATCTGCTGCGGAGAAGAGGAGGCAGTTGATCCAGGAGTCCAAGTTCTTGGGTGGTGACATGGAGCACACTCActtggtgaagggtctggacTTCGCGCTGTTGCAGAAG GTACGGGCTGAGATCGCCagcaaagagaaggaggaggaagaaatgatGGAGAAGCCCCAGAAGGAGACTAA GAAAGATGAAGATCCTGAGAACAAAATTGAATTTAAGACCCGGCTGG GTCGCAACATCTACCGCATTCTGTTCAAGAGCAAGACCTACGAGCGGAACGAGCTGTTCCTGCCGGGAAGGATGGCCTACGTGGTGGATCTGGACGATGAGTACGCAGACACCGACATCCCGACCACGCTGATCCGCAGCAAGGCCGACTGCCCCACCATGGAG GCTCAGACCACCCTGACCACCAACGACATTGTCATCAGCAAGCTCACGCAGATCCTCTCCTACCTCAGGCAAGGCACTCGCAACAAGAAGCTCAAGAAGAAGGACAAAG GGAAGCTGGATGAGAAGAAGCCTCCTGAAGCTGATATGAA CATCTTTGAAGACATTGGGGATTATGTGCCCTCCACTGCCAAGGTGCCACGGGACAAGGAACGGGAGAGGTACCGGGAGAGAGAGCGTGACAGGGACCGGGAACGCGACCGGGACCGAGAGCGCGACCGGGACCGGGAGAGAGACAGGGAGCGGGACcgggagagggaggaggagaagaagaggcaCAGCTACTTTGAGAAGCCCAAGGCTGATGATGAG CCCACAGACATCGACAAAG gACCTGGCTCAGCCAAGGAGCTCATCAAGTCCATCAACGAGAAgtttgctggagctgctggctgggaaggagcagaggc CTTGAAAAAGCCAGAGGACAAGAAGCAGCTGGGAGACTTCTTTGGCATGTCCAACAGCTATGCTGAGTGCTACCCTGCCAC aatgGATGATATGGCTGTGGACAGTGATGAAGAAGTGGACTACAGCAAAATGGATCAG GGTAACAAGAAGGGGCCTCTGGGCCGCTGGGACTTTGACACACAGGAGGAGTACAGCGAGTACATGAACAACAAGGAGGCTCTGCCCAA ggcagcGTTCCAGTATGGGATCAAGATGTCTGAGGGGCGCAAAACCCGCCGCTTCAAGGAGACAAATGACAAGGCAGAGCTGGACCGGCAGTGGAAGAAGATCAGCGCA ATCATCgagaagaggaagaagttgGAGGCTGATGG GGTTGAAGTGAAACGTCCCAAGTACTGA
- the NDUFA2 gene encoding NADH dehydrogenase [ubiquinone] 1 alpha subcomplex subunit 2 has translation MAAAAVRGIGGGLGLRMRELRIHLCQRSAGSQGVREFIEKHYVTLKKANPDFPILIRECSGVQPKLWARYEFGKEKSIPLNNLTVDEVAKALESAVKSQA, from the exons ATGGCGGCAGCCGCAGTGAGGGGCATCGGGGGCGGGCTGGGCCTCAGGATGCGGGAGCTCCGCATCCACCTGTGCCAGCGCTCCGCCGGCAGCCAGGGCGTCAG GGAGTTCATCGAGAAGCACTATGTGACCCTGAAGAAGGCGAACCCCGacttccccatcctcatccgAGAGTGCTCTGGTGTCCAGCCCAAGCTCTGGGCGCGGTACG agtttgggaaggagaagagcatCCCACTGAACAACCTGACGGTGGATGAAGTGGCCAAGGCCCTGGAGAGCGCTGTGAAAAGCCAAGCATGA
- the TMCO6 gene encoding transmembrane and coiled-coil domain-containing protein 6 isoform X1 produces MWGRRRGRRGAGRGAEELRARRREREAALRKARREEQLVSKRLLREDSAAEEGGQDGADAVPDPLSEDEVLELLRAVQRGSEDRKGSLTRLRRALQNEDTQQKFVRLDGSIRTLTGLFTSSLADMQLEAARCLHELSHSSDPTVAEACLPVTSYLLTYLSGHSVEFTELCLYTLGNLVVESEAVRKQLLPQGIIPVLASCIQSPHEAVLEGVGYVLSQLLQAKESPMEIIPQVLDSVLPQHMLRLVCFSLKAGLGAAVEFAWCLHYIICRHKSNTVLLALGAVPALRSLLLHLASEIPQDAPEGLELLVCPVLRCLSNLLAETGCQVRDERLLIALFLLLQCFLQQHPFLVQECLWLLNNLTADSPFLCSALLSLDLLPALLQLLQCSQMASVLVLTVLCNIAEKGPFQCQRLLQQPVLPLLLPILTLPDPEILGQCLELLHLLFLHCPQAAADFTRQGGHQALEQHQNTPELQERAQALLDMVRQPLGAPSPCHTTLSAFS; encoded by the exons ATGTGGGGCCGGCGGCGCggccggcgcggggccgggcgtGGTGCGGAGGAGCTGCGGGCCCGGCGGCGGGAGCGAGAGGCAG CTCTCAGGAAAGCCCGGCGGGAGGAGCAGTTGGTCAGCAAGCGGCTTCTGCGGGAGGACAGCGCGGCAGAGGAGGGGGGACAGGATGGAGCAGACGCCGTGCCGGACCCACTCTCAGAGGATGAG GTCCTCgagctgctcagagctgtgcagagggGCTCGGAGGACAGGAAGGGATCGCTCACCCGCCTCCGCCGGGCTCTGCAGAACGAGGACACTCAGCAGAAGTTTGTCAG GCTGGACGGCAGCATCCGGACGCTGACGGGGCTGTTCACCAGCAGCCTGGCCGACatgcagctggaggcagctcgTTGTCTGCACGAGCTGTCCCACTCCAGTGACCCCACTGTGGCTGAGGCCTGTCTGCCCGTGACCTCCTACCTCCTCACGTACCTGTCGGGGCACAGCGTGGAGTTCACG GAGCTGTGTTTGTACACACTGGGGAACCTCGTAGTAGAAAGTGAAGCTGTGAGGAAGCAACTTCTGCCTCAGGGCATCATTCCAGTGCTGGCATCCTGCATCCAG TCTCCACACGAGGCCGTGCTGGAAGGTGTGGGTTATGTCCTCTCACAGCTCCTCCAAGCCAAGGAATCACCCATGGAGATCATCCC GCAGGTCCTGGACTCTGTCCTCCCCCAGCACATGCTTCGCCTCGTGTGCTTCAGCCtcaaggctgggctgggagcagccgTGGAGTTTGCCTGGTGTCTCCACTACATCATTTGTAG GCACAAATCCAACACCGTGCTGCTGGCGCTGGGGGCTGTGCCCGCCCTCCGCTCGCTCCTGCTCCACCTGGCTTCTGAAATCCCCCAGGATGCTCCCGAGGGCCTGGAGCTG CTCGTGTGCCCCGTGCTGCGGTGTCTCAGCAACCTGCTGGCAGAGACGGGCTGCCAGGTGCGGGATGAGCGCCTGCTCATCgccctgttcctcctcctgcagtgcttcctccagcagcacccctTCCTGGTCCAGGAGTGCCTGTGGCTGCTGAACAACCTCACGG CGGACAGTCCCTTCCTCTGCTCcgctctgctctccctggacctgctcccggccctgctgcagctcctgcagtgctcCCAGATGGCCAGTGTGTTG gtgcTGACCGTGCTGTGCAATATCGCGGAGAAGGGACCGTTCCAGTGCCAGCGGCTGCTCCAACAGCCcgtcctgcccctgctcctgcccatcctCACCCTGCCCGACCCTGAGATCCTAGGGCAGTGCTTGGAGCTGCTTCACCTCCTCTTCCTGCACTGCCCACAg gctgctgctgattTCACCAGGCAAGGCGGGCACCaggccctggagcagcaccagaacaccccagagctgcaggagcgGGCACAGGCTCTGCTGGACATGGTCAGGCAGCCCCTGGGAGCTCCCAGTCCCTGCCACACCACACTGTCTGCCTTCTCCTAG